TACCTGACCGATGCCAAGGGCGCCTACGCCGGCACGCTCTGGGTGGCCGGCGGCAAGGCCAAGTACTACAAGCACCTGGCGGACTGGAGCCGCCTGTCGGCCGGCGACGCCAAACGTCTCAATGGCGTGACCGGCGCCAGCGTCGGCGCGGGCCGCACGCTCAGGGTGACGGCCGATCTGGCCGACGCGCTGATCGACGCCGGCTACGAGATCCGCATCGACGCCGCCGTGGAAGACATGCGTGACAGCCCCTCCGAGGTGCGGCTGCCCCTGACGGCGGCGGGCGCCGGCAAGGCGCAGGCCGGCAAGCAGTACATCCAGTCGGCCAG
This portion of the Comamonas flocculans genome encodes:
- a CDS encoding DUF2271 domain-containing protein, which produces MSKPLITAIAAACALAVPALGQAREVTIATQLKNYGGDGAYLAVYLTDAKGAYAGTLWVAGGKAKYYKHLADWSRLSAGDAKRLNGVTGASVGAGRTLRVTADLADALIDAGYEIRIDAAVEDMRDSPSEVRLPLTAAGAGKAQAGKQYIQSASFQLK